The sequence CTAAGTAGTATATTCCCTTTctatgccatgaaatgatcTTGTATgatccttcccagttaggacctaGTTTCCTTTGGGAGGCATCCTTTGTAACGCCGAGTACTTTTCTtaagactagatttcccacctggaagtccctgtgcctgaccttggagttgtaatgctttgccATTAGGTCCTGGTATCGCGCTAATCTCTGTTCAGCTGCATCCTTGACTTCGTCCAGAAGGTCGAGCTGTAAACGCAAAGCTTCTTCATTCGTGCTCTTGTCGTAGTTCTCCACACGGTAGCTTGTTAACCCTACCTCTGCCGGTATGAGAGTTTCACTACCATATGCCAATCAAAACGGTGTTTCCCCTGTTAGTGTTCTCACTGTTGTCCTTTacgcccataaaacacttggtaattcgtccggccatatgccttTTGCCCCTTCGAGCTGGGTCATGATAATCTtaagcaaggatcggtttgtGACTTCAACCTGTCCATTGGCCTGCAGGTGAGCGGGTgatgagtagtgattcttgatcccaagctGGGAGCAAAAGACTTTGAATATGTCGTTATCGAATTGTTTCCCATTATCCGAAACCAGCACCCTCGGAATTCCATACCTGCAAATAATACTTTTCCACACAAAACTACGGATATTCTTCTCCGTGATAGTGGTCAGAGCCTctacttccacccatttggtgaagtagtaaATACCAACCACTAAGAACTTTAGCTGCCTCACCGCTGTTGGGAATGGACTCATGATGTCTAATCCCCAATGTGCAAACGaccatggggccgtcataggggtaagttcttccgttagttgccttatgaaattgccaaatcattggcacttgtcgcaagctctaacatatgtgtgggcatccttctgcattgttggcTAGTAGTATCTTGCttggagtagcttgtgcactaaaGATCTTGATCCAGAATAgtttccacaaactccttcatggacctccctcatcacgtagtctgcttcttcACGACCGAGGCATCTTAGGtacggtcgggagaatcctcttttgtatagaatgtctttaatcaaaacgaaccgggcagctttaaccttcaacttccttgcgtCCTCTTTATTATCAGGTAGCTTGCCTTCTTTGAGATACACCACTATTGGAGCCATCCAACAACACTTATtgcttacctcctgcatgctaatgtcatctaataatgatgaggGCTgtacgaaggacaatacctgtttaGGGATGATCATAGGTTTGGCCGAAGCTGCCTTTGCAAGTCGATCggcttcttggttctcctcccttgggatttgaatcatctTGATTTAGAGGTTATTcattcgacccttcacttcctcaagataccttttcatcctttcattcttgcagtcatagctcccattaacctgGCTAgtcacgatttgagaatcggagtataCGACCACACTCTTAGCTCCTGCCACTATTGCAAGGTTCAGTCCTACTACCACGGCCTCGTATTccgcctcgttgttggtagtagagaagtccagacggatcatgcattcgatcttatctccctccggggtatggagtacaactccaACACCTCCAGCATGTttattggaagatccgtctATATGGACTCTCCATATAGGCGTCTCCTCTACCCCCTGGTCTTTTATGATAGTGAATTCagcgatgaagtctgccaatatctgtcctttcacagcTGCCCGTGGTTGGTATCGAATATCGAATTCACTCAGCTTGATCGCCTATAGCGCCATCCGTCCGGCAGCTTCGGGACTACTCATGGCTCTTCGTAAGGGCTTCTCGgtcaggacatttatggtatgcacttgaaagtatggtttgagtttCCAAGCTGCGGTTACTAGAGCAAATGCGAGTTTTTCCATCTGAGGGTATCTCTCTTCTACTCCTCTCAGTGCTCGGCTTATAAAGTACACAAGCCTTTGTACCTTaccttcttctctaatgagagcTACACTGACCGCTGCTGAAGAGACGGCAAGGTATAAGAATAATTCTTCCCCCAGCATAGATGGGCTGAGCAATGGCGGAGTGGAGAGATAcacctttaactcttcaaatgcctcTTGGCACTCGTTTTTCCATTCAAATGATCTTTTCAGTGTGCGAAAGAATGGGAGGCATTTGTTCGTCGCTCTTGATACGAATCTgtttaaggctgctatcttaccggtcaagctttgtacttcctttaccaTCCTTGGAGGAGATAATTACGTGATCGCCTTTACCTTCTCTGGGTTTACTTCAATgcccctttgggataccataaatcccaagaattttcctgcagTTACCCCGAacgcgcatttgcttggattcagcttcattttgtatgacTGAATAGTATCGAAAGTCTCCTAGAGGTCCCTCAAGTGATCGGACTCCCGCAcactttttaccaacatatcatctatgTAAACTTGCACATTTCAGCCAATTTGGTGcatgaacatcttgttcatcaatctctaaTATGTGGCTCCTACGTttttaagcccgaaaggcattactttgtagcagaaaagCCTTTGACTCATTACGAACgaggttttctcctgatcaaccttatccaatttaatttggttgtagctagagaaggcatccatgaagctcaagagttcatgtcttgcggtaGAGTCTACCAGGGTGTCAATacgtgggagtgggtaactatccttagggtAGGCGCTATTCAGATCTatgaagtcaacacacattctccacttctcATTGGCCTTCTTGACGATTACtacatttgccaaccaatcaggaTAGTACACCTCGCGTATGAAGTCCATTTCTTGTAGCTTCTGTACTTCTTCTGCTATGGCTCGATCTTGTTCAAGGGCGAACACTTGTTTCTTTTGTCGGACAGAGGAGAAAGAGGGTGATACGTTCAAcctggcatgtcctcgtgactccatgcaaaaacatcttggttttccttgaggaaTAATGCGAGCGCTTGTCTGACTATTTGGTTGGCCAAGGTGCCGATTCTTGTGGTCCGTTCGGGCCTAGAATCATATAGGTGtacttcttctaactcttccacCGGTTCTGCCACTGTTCGCTGTTCCTCGACGCTCATTGCTTGtaggtggtcatccatttccatcatggcgatGTAGCATTCCtgtgcagccacctgatttccacGTAGCTCTCTAACTCCGTATTCAGTGGGGAATTTGACCATTAGATGGTAGGTCGAGGTAACaaccttccatgcattgagagtgggccgTCCGAGGATGGCATTATAAGTAGAAGAGCAGTCAACCACAAGAAAAGCTACATCCTTTGTTACTTGCTGTGGGTAATCCCCGACCGTCACGGATAACGTGATGACGCCCAAAGGGTAGACCCTTGTCCCTCCTAAGCCAACAAGGGGTGCATTCGTTGGGATCAGTCATTCTCTAacaatccccatttgctggaacgcggggtagtagaggatatccgCTGAGCTTCcattgtccaccaaaactcgatCCATGTTGTAGTCCCATGCCCGTATGCTAACGACGAGCGCGTCGTCATGCGGGTGGTGAAAGCGTTGTGCATCTTCTTTCAAAAACCCGATGCTGGGGTTATCACGTTGCGTCATTTTCGGTGAGGAACCTGTCAactggacgctttgaaccaTCCGCAAATAGGTttttctggcctttttggatgaccctGCAGAAGTAGTGCCCCCTACAATTATTCGTATGTCTCCTACAGGTGGTCTGGGATGCTCGTTCTCCCGTCGGGGATTTTGTTCCTAgagttgatccgttctctccttcctcataAACCTCTacaaccttccttgcctaataAGGGCATCAATTTGCTGTTTTAAGTCATAACAGTCTgtcgtatcgtggccatgatcgccaTGGAAACGACAATATCTGTcttttggcctcttgttcggatctcccttcatctTGCCAAGAAACGTCAGGGTTCTTTCATCTTTGATCTCcattaacacttggtcgattggggctgtgagaggggtgaagttcgtgaatcttcccGCGGGCGGTTTGGGTCGTCGATCTTCCCGTTGCTCTCTGGTTCTAGCCATCTTTCGTCCCTTATTCGGTCGTGTGTCTTCCTGCCTTTCCTTTTATTTAGGCTTTTCCTCTCGGGCTAGCAAGGTATCCTCAGCGTTCTTGTACTTTGTTGCCCTATAAAACACTTCGGACATAGTTTTTAGGTCATTCTTATacagagaaaacaggaacttacccttccgcagCTCGTTTGTGAACGTtgctacaagtatcttgtcatccaactcgtctatcgagagggcttccttgttaaagcgagCTATGTGTGATCTTAGAGGCTCGTCTTCTCGTTGTCTAATGTTCATCAGACACGCggtagacttcttatgccggtgactatcgataaagtgtgatacgaactgtgcacctaattccttaaaagtgtcgatggaattaggcgttagcctactgtaccaatccTTCACAGGTCTTTTTAATATGATGGGAAAaaccctgcacatgatttcatccggtacaccctgaagatgcattagggtcttgaaagattccaagtgatccaatgggtccttggatccgtcgtaattctccacctgaggcatgcgaaactttgggggaagggggcatgaacttATGAGCGCTGTGAAAGACGAATCTGTTCTATGGACTAAGTCATCTAGGTCGCTGGAGATTCGACCCCTTAGggcattcatcatcacatccatctgTTCCCTCATCTCTTGCATCTCAGCTGCTATGTGATGTGGTAGGGTGTCCAAGATGGATGGCTGGTTAGTGTCCTGCCGTTCTGGTCTACTCGGAGtgttgctaccctcaggcccttTCGGGTTCCTTCCTTCCGCGCTTgcaccttcctggtcttcctctagtGCGCTTGGGTGTGCATTCCTTGGCCGCAGTTGCTCTTCtagatcatgattctgcttggttaggCGCTCAACTGCCGCCGCAAGaatttggacttgcctctctaaagttgtggcgtgcggttcgtcgccttgattcttggttgttgccatcgatcgagtgagtaccatgcaactttttgtctcagagatagagcaaaggctgatTACTCTCTAGTGATGATAatgtttcccacagacggcgccaactgataatgccgaaaaatcaccagtaagttaCACACACTCCCAGatcgaaacaacacctacaaaacaaaaagagaagacctaacagagagtaccagtgtggtgccggccaacaaccctccgaaggtcaagttagcgtttttcacaaccctaaaatgccagagttgagtcaattatgcgtaccttgatttatgagggttttggggtatttatattagtgtagggttatcatccatgccttggccaggaaaccctttccttttaggatagcACCTCTTCGATTCTGCATAccttatagagttcttttccttataggagtcttttgattatggttaaACGTGTGACGCAAGAACTCTCCTTATTCACGTTTGCGTGGAGATCAAGTAAAGCCGTATCAGACTTATCGCGAGATGCAAGTTGATTCCGGTTAGGAATCCTTAAACCCTAATCAATACAAACGGAGGCCAGATGTTACAACCGTCCACTACGTGTCCTTGTAACATTGACCCATTGACCATCCACATGTCAATACCGTACCGTCATGCTTCAAGGAGAGACCTGTCtcctattttatcctcttcatCTTTGGTGCTAATTTGATGTTTTAGCTCAGTTTGCTTTTGTTTAGGCAAATGGTTGGCTTGATTTTTACATCAAAAAGGGAAAGACTTAACCAATTGGCATTGGGTAATCTTTCCTAGCCATTTTTGGGCCTCTAGGGAAGCTAGCCATGCTGACATGATGCAGCCAAAGTCAGCCAAGAAGCCAGCTTAGTCCAAAAACCTAAAATGACAACGTATGAAAGTTTTAGCCACATATAACAAGAGCTACATGTCTCTATTTGAGTGAAAACTTTGGACATTTGACATTTGACATTTTCTATGAGAACTAGGTCATGTAAGCATTCCCCAACTTTCATAACACAACCTATATTCAGGAATCATGCAAAAAAGGTTAAATAATCTACCCACACCAACCAAACCACACTCCCCTAAATCCCTCTTAAGGTGCACGGGCTCAGGCCatgcaaaagaaaataaattgagataaaaaaaacatgaattgaGTCCAAGAATAATAAATTGGACTTAGCTTGCATTGAGCTTGTAAGATTTTACGAAAATAAGTACCAACAGTTTTAATGCTTAAATCGAGTATCATAGTTACAAGCTTAAATGCTTAAATCGAGTATCATAGTTACAAGCTTATCCACGATCGGCTAGTAATATTAgagattttttgtttgtttatatgcTTAAATTGAGTATCATACTTATGAACTTATCCTTAATTAgctgattttttgtttgtttgtagtTGTGTGGGGCTGATGGTGGGGATTTAGGATTACATATAAACTATTGaataatttatagttttaaaaaattttttaattgcatgACTGAAAAAGCATAGTGTCTATTGATAAACTTTTTAGACACTACCATGATTAGTGGTATACTACAATTAgtgaaatataaaatgaaactCAAAAAGTGAAACAAGCGCACTTGTATTCAAACCTTTGCACAACCCGTCAGCCACTCACCAAATGAGAAAAGTCTGAAACCTTTGCACAACCCGTCAGCCACACACACCCAAAGAGAAAAGTCTGAAAGGTTGATAATTACGCATACATAGCAAACTATTGAGTTAAATGTAATAGCGAGTACCCCGAAAACAAAATGATGCAACGACAATACAATTAAGCATAAAAAGTCCTAAAAGGGCGAGCAAAACAACCGAGATAAAGGAGTTTGCAAGCTTCGCTGCTCCTGTTAGGTGAACCTTTCCCACTCTACTCAATACTAGTGGCTGCAGACTCAGCTGGGAATGCCAAGAGAAAAATGGCTATAGCCATCGCCATCAGACCAGTCAAGTGAGGACCAAGCCTAGTTCCGAAATTGGCGTCGTTAGCTTTTTCCGATGATGATGTTGGAGTGGGTGTTGCTGTTGAAACATTTGTGAAGATCGCAGCGTCTGGGGAGCCAGGAGCTAGCCCTAACAGCTCTGTCCAATCCAAAAGACACGATACAAAGTTAGCAATTTATTAACTCTGTCAAACTTTGATTTTACTTCGTCAGCTCTCAAATTTTAATACGTAGAAGGCCAAAGggcaaaaggaaaatgaaaacatgGAAGTATGGAATTTCTTACAGCTTAGACATAAAGTTATTGGCTCTATTAAATGAAGTTGACTACACAGCAttagggttaaaaaaaattaagatcaCAATGTCTATGTTAGATATATGTATTACTCTTCTCATAATATGGGTCTCATAATTGTATGAAATTGATTTGATACACTACAAGAAAGTCTATGCATACATTTAATACATCATAAATGAGATACCTTATTCTATGGTGGACGTTGAATTTTCATTGATTGACACTCCATACTAAGATTTACGATGGAATCAACGTTTGAAAGGTCACTTTCAATATTtcgattttgtttttaattttcttttgatgattCGATAGCTAAAAGTGGGGAGGATTTGAACATGTTTATATTAGAAAGGCCAGGCTTAGGTCTAGTATTCAGCAGTATTGGATCCGTTGAAATTATGATATGGGTTTACTTTTAGACATATGTCACTATCTGACTGGGTCCAGTACACTAAATGTACTAGACCTAAACCAAGTCTATGTTAAAAATAGTAAGATGTATTAGTTGAGtcccaaatatatataattttttacttgtgAAAGAGTTTTTTCTAAGACCACAACTTTTGTCATAACTCTAAAGTGACAATATGTGAATGTCTATCTATCATTTTCATATCAATTCACCATTTTTTCtctaatatttataattaagcacataaaaattataacaaaaattgtgtCCATAGATATTCTCTCGCAGAAAACACCATTCACCGTTGTATTTGAGGGAGATGATAGAAACAATATTTATCTAGCAGCCATGATGTTGTTTATAGCCATTGCAAACTTAACCATCGACAGCATAAACAAATTAGAAATAAATTAGTTAAGTCATCATAAATAGCCGACAATAAGTGCACAACTTCCAATTGACAGCAGCATAAAGGCCCTAACTATTAACCAGTAACCACTACCTGCCTAGCTGTCTTGCTGTCCTTCATTAAATAACAAAGAGGGACAGTTAGACACTGGGAGGTTGGACTGTActctttgtaattttcttaAAGGCCCTTTCAAATTTATTCCTCGATCACTTTAGGTATTTTGCTAAAAGCAATAATCAATCCGACAGTGATATATTTACATATACTGTTCATGTAAATTGTACACGTGTATGTAAACATTTTTACGTTACATTTGCATGGATAGTGTACAGTAATGTGAAGTGTATGTAAACATAAAATGTAAAAGCATAATTTTCCTAATCAATTTAGATAGGTTTTTCTgctcaaaatgaaaaaaagaaaaaaaaaggaggtttaactcaattattttctCATTTCCTAGAGCGTGGGCTTGGGGAATTATATAAAACAAGTTCACGGCTCACCTCATAGATTATGTTGAGTAATGCTGTCCCCAATTGTCAAAGTGATTCATCTTAACCTTGAAGGTGAAATAGTTCATACCATTAGGATTGTGGTAGAGCTACCGCTATGAATTGTGGCTGCTTGCAAGTAAAATTTCTCTATGCACCACATGCGGTGCCAGGCTATCTATACTACTACAGCTTATATGGGAGTAGGGTTTGGTGAATGGGATGgaaattttaatgaatattCCTATGTGGTATATCATATATGCCCACATATATAGTATGCCACCACagtaaggttttcttttttcttaattacgTTAATGTTTTTTATTACCTCTGAGAAGTGTTAGTTGGCCTAAAGGTCATTAGCTACTAGTTATGGCAAGTTATTGGTgaattctcaaaagaaaaaaaaaatgttagtagCATATAAAAGTCATAGGCAATAttgtcaaaatgtttttttaatttattaacaaaaaaaagaggggaaCTCGCAGATGTGTTCATTGCGCCCACTTCATTTTATCCTTGTAATGGGTGGCACGGGACCACCTGAGCACTAAATTGGGACAATATTGCCTACatgattataacaatatttAGCACGTACATTGACTGGATTTGGGCTTACaggtttctttcttttaattgtaTCAAGCATTCAAGGGTATATATAAGCAATgttgttataaaattttcattttcattccattTTCATTACATAACAAGCTCCttttggttttcttaaatttatttttttccaaatatccagcagaaatataaatatacttTATTCCTTTCTATTTAATGAATGATATAtctattccaattttttttattaatctatTCCAGTCCTTTACTCTCTTCGGATGAAATCTTTTGAATACCCAAAATAAGATTAGAATAATTACctacttaataaaatatgaaaactatGCCCCGGgctaagataataataaattttttttttttcgtttttaaATGATAGCCACATCATCTTTTTTTAGTGACATgaaactttttctcttttccttcatttttagTCTTCCCCTCCCACATCTAACTTCTTGTATATTTATACTTTCTACCTGTAATGCATATTCTCTATTCCTCATAATAAACTACACTGCCAtctattttaaaatagtttaaaacaaaatcacatccatattatatataaattatttctaCAAACTCCCTAATCAAAATCACCATCCTGAGAGTGCTAAGGCAGTCAGAAATAAAATCATTGTATCAAACacacattgagagagagagagagaaactcaCTAGGGCAATCACTAACGCTAGAGTTTTTCAAGCTGCATGCAGTGGGGAGCTGAAGCAGCTTAGCCTCCTGGATTCCCAAACTCTTGATAGTTTCACTACCATTGTGAGTCTGCTGAATCATGTAACACAAGCACTCAGGGTCACTGTCCCTTATTCCCTTCACCGATGTGCAACAATCCTTCGTTGGCGTTTCCGCTTTCCCTGATGCGAAGTCCAGGCACTGAGCCACACTCGTCATTTCCTGGCTACACTTTTCTGCCAAACCTGCTCCACTGACCTCACAAACCAAACCacacaacaacacaaaaaataagaggGACATTTTATTGGATTGCCCTTTCATTTTGTTCATCATCTTTGTTAGTTTTTCAAGTTTGAACACTTGGAAAAGTGAAGAAAGCTAGCTTTGCTATATAGTGTAATAAAGGAGGATAGGTGTGAAAATTAAGAATTCTGGACTTAGCTACGAGTGAGGTGGCCATTTAATGGTAgcagaaaaaattgaatattataATTTCATCTGGGCTGACCACGTCAGCACCGCTTTACCATTGGACGGTTCAGATAAATTTGGAGTGGTTCAGTATGTGTCTGTGTCTAAGATTTTAATGAAGGTTGTTCATAGGGGTAGTTGGGTTGCTATTAATGTGGCCAATGGAACTATTTGCAAAGAGGACCTGTACCATGAATTAATGAGGTTCACAGCATTTACCCAAAAACGTGTCGTGCTGCATGAAACGTGGCACAGCTGCACAGCTTTGATATATGCATGTGTAAGTTGTAACGTTGAAATTCTGAATCTTGAGTTGATTgtgaaagtaaaaaatatagacGCTGAAGATTCAAAATACAGAAGAATTGATCGGACAACAAGGGATGCGAATGTAACGTTCTTGTTT comes from Castanea sativa cultivar Marrone di Chiusa Pesio chromosome 3, ASM4071231v1 and encodes:
- the LOC142628180 gene encoding non-specific lipid transfer protein GPI-anchored 1, whose product is MMNKMKGQSNKMSLLFFVLLCGLVCEVSGAGLAEKCSQEMTSVAQCLDFASGKAETPTKDCCTSVKGIRDSDPECLCYMIQQTHNGSETIKSLGIQEAKLLQLPTACSLKNSSVSDCPKLLGLAPGSPDAAIFTNVSTATPTPTSSSEKANDANFGTRLGPHLTGLMAMAIAIFLLAFPAESAATSIE